The following coding sequences are from one Streptomyces dengpaensis window:
- a CDS encoding RNA polymerase sigma factor, with product MGQGGESRRVQAYDGELGVAVARAQEGDEAAFAAAYRIVQPGLLGYLRGIVGDDAEDVASDAWLEIARDLGRFRGDGAGFRGWTATIARHRALDHLRRLKVRPRATVLEQDVLELPGTHSTDDQALETLSTEYALELVARLPRDQAEAVLLRVVVGLDGPAAARVLGKRPGAVRTAAYRGLKSLARLLGAEGVTDEGPRTLGESR from the coding sequence TTGGGTCAGGGAGGGGAATCCCGCCGCGTGCAGGCGTACGACGGGGAACTGGGCGTGGCTGTCGCGCGGGCGCAGGAGGGGGACGAGGCCGCCTTCGCGGCCGCGTACCGCATCGTGCAGCCCGGACTGCTCGGGTATCTGCGCGGGATAGTCGGCGACGACGCGGAGGACGTGGCGTCCGACGCGTGGCTGGAGATCGCGCGTGACCTGGGGCGGTTCCGCGGGGACGGAGCCGGGTTCCGCGGCTGGACCGCGACCATCGCCCGGCACCGCGCACTGGACCATCTGAGGCGGTTGAAGGTACGGCCCCGGGCGACCGTGCTCGAACAGGATGTGCTGGAGCTGCCCGGCACACACAGCACGGATGACCAGGCACTGGAGACCCTTTCCACCGAGTACGCCCTGGAGTTGGTCGCGCGGCTGCCGCGCGACCAGGCCGAGGCCGTACTGCTGCGGGTCGTGGTCGGCCTGGACGGGCCGGCGGCGGCGCGCGTCCTGGGCAAGCGTCCGGGCGCGGTGCGCACGGCCGCATACCGTGGTCTGAAGAGCCTCGCACGGCTGCTCGGTGCCGAGGGTGTGACGGATGAGGGCCCTCGAACGCTGGGGGAGTCGAGATGA
- a CDS encoding RNA polymerase sigma factor: protein MLGDDAELTAAVLAAQDGNETAFRTVYRAVHPRLLGYVRTLVGDPDAEDVTSEAWLQIARDLERFSGDADRFRGWAARIARNRALDHIRMRGRRPAIGGDESELTGRPAESDTAGEAMEALATDSTLSLIAQLPQDQAEAVVLRVVVGLDAKTAAETLGKRPGAVRTAAHRGLKRLAELLGEDPESAGALDAVPPQRRPRTRAVTSAGVTHTRSRTQKDM from the coding sequence GTGCTGGGGGACGACGCGGAGCTGACTGCCGCGGTGCTTGCGGCGCAGGACGGGAACGAGACCGCGTTCCGGACTGTGTACCGCGCGGTGCACCCGCGGCTGCTCGGTTACGTACGGACGCTGGTCGGCGACCCGGACGCGGAGGACGTCACGTCCGAGGCCTGGCTCCAAATCGCCCGGGACCTGGAGCGGTTCAGCGGTGACGCGGACCGGTTCCGCGGGTGGGCGGCCCGGATCGCCCGCAACCGCGCCCTCGACCACATACGCATGCGCGGGCGCCGCCCCGCGATCGGCGGCGACGAGTCCGAACTGACCGGCAGGCCCGCCGAGTCCGACACCGCGGGCGAGGCCATGGAGGCCCTGGCCACCGACAGCACCCTCTCGCTCATCGCCCAGCTCCCGCAGGACCAGGCCGAGGCCGTCGTCCTGCGCGTCGTCGTCGGCCTCGATGCCAAGACCGCGGCCGAGACCCTCGGCAAGCGCCCCGGCGCGGTCCGTACGGCGGCGCACCGTGGTCTGAAGCGGCTCGCCGAACTGCTCGGCGAGGATCCGGAATCCGCCGGCGCACTCGACGCCGTACCCCCACAACGAAGGCCGCGCACACGCGCGGTGACGTCCGCCGGTGTGACGCATACGCGGTCGCGGACGCAGAAGGACATGTGA